A stretch of Nonomuraea africana DNA encodes these proteins:
- a CDS encoding ABC transporter ATP-binding protein: MTDAVLRVTDLHVRFGDVHAVRGVGYEVRAGEVLGIVGESGSGKSVTALAIMGLLPGHARVTGSVRLHGTEILGAKEKTLTAFRGKTISMVFQDPLSALTPVYRVGDQIAEAVRVHQRVTAEQAMVRAVDLLDLVGIPNPGQRARAFPHEFSGGMRQRAMIAMAIANDPDVIICDEPTTALDVTIQAQVLDVLKKAQRETGAAIVLITHDLGVVAGLADRVLVMYAGRPVEVGDVDDIYYRTRMPYTMGLMGAVPRVDAGRRRPLVPIEGAPPSPAALPPGCPFAPRCPMAIEACVEGEPPLDPVNGPGHRAACIRADEIGRANLSPAEVYDVAEEVRGRHAAPEAGPAAVSTVVPRERREVVLSVDDLVKHYPLMKGALFRRRVGTVHAVDGITFDIREGETLGLVGESGCGKTTTLMAILELTAPQRGTIVVLGRDVAAIDARVRTAMRRDLQVVFQDPLASLDPRMTVHDILAEPLRTHGRRAAGPRVHELLDLVGLEPGHAARYPQDFSGGQRQRIGIARALALEPRLVVLDEPVSALDVSIQAGVVNLLDDLRRRLGLSYLFVAHDLAVVRHLADRVAVMYLGRIAEIGRVDRVYGAPMHPYTQALLSAIPVPDPRKERSRRRILLEGDLPSPAHPPSGCRFRTRCPKFKTLTDDERVRCVEEQPEIRQLETDHGVACHYAEKLDVV; encoded by the coding sequence ATGACGGATGCCGTTCTCCGGGTCACCGACCTCCACGTGCGCTTCGGCGACGTGCACGCGGTGCGCGGCGTCGGCTACGAGGTGCGCGCGGGCGAGGTGCTCGGCATCGTGGGAGAGTCGGGCTCGGGCAAGTCGGTGACCGCCCTGGCGATCATGGGGCTGCTGCCGGGACACGCCCGCGTGACCGGGTCGGTACGGCTCCACGGCACCGAGATCCTCGGCGCGAAGGAGAAGACGCTCACCGCCTTCCGCGGCAAGACGATCTCCATGGTCTTCCAGGACCCGCTGTCGGCGCTCACACCCGTCTACCGGGTGGGCGACCAGATCGCCGAGGCGGTGCGCGTCCACCAGAGGGTGACGGCCGAGCAGGCCATGGTCAGGGCCGTGGACCTGCTCGACCTGGTCGGCATCCCCAACCCGGGACAGCGGGCCAGGGCCTTCCCGCACGAGTTCTCCGGCGGCATGCGCCAGCGCGCGATGATCGCCATGGCCATCGCCAACGACCCCGACGTCATCATCTGCGACGAGCCCACCACCGCGCTCGACGTCACCATCCAGGCGCAGGTCCTCGACGTGCTGAAGAAGGCGCAGCGGGAGACGGGCGCGGCGATCGTGCTGATCACCCACGATCTGGGGGTGGTGGCGGGCCTGGCCGACAGGGTCCTGGTCATGTACGCCGGACGGCCGGTCGAGGTGGGCGACGTCGACGACATCTACTACCGGACGCGCATGCCGTACACGATGGGTTTGATGGGGGCCGTCCCGCGGGTCGACGCCGGGCGGCGGCGGCCGCTGGTGCCGATCGAGGGCGCGCCCCCGTCTCCCGCCGCGCTGCCGCCCGGCTGCCCCTTCGCGCCGCGCTGCCCGATGGCGATCGAGGCGTGCGTCGAGGGCGAGCCGCCGCTCGATCCGGTGAACGGCCCAGGGCACCGGGCGGCGTGCATCCGCGCGGACGAGATCGGCAGGGCGAACCTGTCGCCCGCCGAGGTCTACGACGTCGCCGAAGAGGTCAGGGGCAGGCACGCGGCGCCCGAGGCCGGGCCCGCCGCCGTGTCCACGGTCGTCCCGCGCGAGCGCCGCGAGGTCGTGCTGTCGGTCGACGACCTGGTCAAGCACTACCCGCTGATGAAGGGCGCGCTGTTCAGGCGCAGGGTCGGCACCGTCCACGCGGTCGACGGCATCACCTTCGACATCCGCGAGGGCGAGACTCTGGGCCTGGTGGGGGAGTCCGGCTGCGGCAAGACCACCACGCTCATGGCGATCCTCGAGCTGACCGCGCCGCAGCGCGGCACGATCGTCGTGCTGGGCCGCGACGTGGCCGCCATCGACGCCCGCGTCAGGACCGCGATGCGGCGCGACCTGCAGGTCGTCTTCCAGGACCCGCTGGCCTCCCTCGACCCCAGGATGACCGTCCACGACATCCTCGCCGAGCCGCTGCGCACCCATGGCCGGCGCGCCGCGGGGCCGCGCGTGCACGAGCTGCTCGACCTGGTCGGCCTCGAGCCCGGCCACGCCGCCCGCTACCCGCAGGACTTCTCCGGCGGGCAGCGCCAGCGCATCGGCATCGCCAGGGCGCTGGCCCTCGAACCCAGGCTCGTCGTGCTGGACGAGCCGGTCTCGGCCCTCGACGTCTCGATCCAGGCGGGCGTGGTCAACCTGCTGGACGATCTCCGGCGGCGCCTCGGCCTGTCCTACCTGTTCGTCGCGCACGACCTGGCCGTCGTCAGGCACCTGGCCGACCGCGTGGCGGTGATGTACCTCGGCAGGATCGCCGAGATCGGCCGCGTCGACCGGGTCTACGGGGCGCCGATGCATCCGTACACGCAGGCGCTGCTGTCGGCGATCCCGGTGCCCGACCCGCGTAAGGAACGTTCCAGGCGGCGCATCCTGCTCGAAGGAGACCTGCCGAGCCCGGCCCATCCACCGTCGGGCTGCAGGTTCCGCACGCGGTGCCCGAAGTTCAAGACGCTCACCGACGACGAACGCGTCCGGTGTGTGGAGGAGCAGCCGGAGATCAGGCAGCTCGAAACCGATCACGGCGTGGCATGCCATTACGCCGAGAAACTCGACGTCGTTTAG
- a CDS encoding ABC transporter family substrate-binding protein, with protein sequence MNRSRLAVALAMAGLLALAGCGGGGGPGDAGGPPADPSPGAPAVKAFDVNQVARDQVKDGGTLRWGLNEYPTQWNLNHVDGNLANVLSVVEGMLPAPFVSDEKGVISGHPDYLTDGRVTATDPKQVVTLTLNPKGKWSNGEAITWQDYAAQWKAMNGANPDFRVASTTGYQDIESVARGKDDHEVVITFKNPFGDWQSLFSPLYPRSTNASPDTFNNAWLNKIPVTAGPFTFKGFDQTAKTITIVRDDAWWGDKAKLDQIIFRSMESDSLIGAFTNGEIDTFDIGPSAPDFARAKATQGAVVRQAAGPDFRHITMNGESAVLSDVNVRRAIAMAINRQAIAQSDLQGLNWPITLLNNHFFMNTQEGYQDNAGPLGVYDPAKAKAALDAAGWRLSGQTRMKDGKPLNLRFVMPSGIQLTKSEGELIQNMLAQVGVQVTLQTVPSDDFFTKHIIPGNYDMTAFSYIGTPFPVSSAYGIFANATTDSKGQRNWNANLGRIGSPDIDAAMQKATTELDVARARAATNAADKLIWEAMNVFPLYQRPQNVAAKSTLANLGARGFYDVKYQDIGFTG encoded by the coding sequence GTGAACAGATCCCGGCTCGCCGTGGCCCTGGCCATGGCAGGTTTGCTGGCCCTGGCGGGCTGCGGAGGCGGTGGGGGACCAGGAGACGCGGGCGGACCCCCGGCCGACCCCTCGCCCGGGGCCCCCGCGGTCAAGGCCTTCGACGTCAACCAGGTGGCCCGCGACCAGGTCAAGGACGGCGGCACGCTGCGCTGGGGCCTCAACGAGTATCCGACCCAGTGGAACCTCAACCACGTCGACGGCAACCTGGCCAACGTGCTGAGCGTGGTCGAGGGGATGCTGCCCGCGCCGTTCGTCTCCGACGAGAAGGGCGTCATCAGCGGCCACCCCGACTACCTCACCGACGGCAGGGTGACCGCCACCGACCCCAAGCAGGTCGTGACCCTCACCCTCAACCCGAAGGGGAAGTGGTCCAACGGGGAGGCCATCACCTGGCAGGACTACGCGGCCCAGTGGAAGGCGATGAACGGCGCCAACCCCGACTTCCGCGTCGCCTCCACCACGGGGTACCAGGACATCGAGAGCGTCGCCAGGGGCAAGGACGACCACGAGGTCGTCATCACCTTCAAGAACCCCTTCGGCGACTGGCAGTCGCTGTTCAGCCCGCTCTACCCCAGGTCGACCAACGCCTCCCCGGACACCTTCAACAACGCCTGGCTCAACAAGATCCCCGTCACCGCGGGCCCCTTCACCTTCAAGGGCTTCGACCAGACCGCCAAGACGATCACGATCGTCCGCGACGACGCGTGGTGGGGCGACAAGGCCAAGCTCGACCAGATCATCTTCCGGTCCATGGAGAGCGACTCGCTGATCGGCGCCTTCACCAACGGCGAGATCGACACGTTCGACATCGGCCCCTCCGCTCCCGACTTCGCCAGGGCCAAGGCCACCCAGGGCGCGGTCGTACGGCAGGCGGCCGGCCCCGACTTCCGGCACATCACGATGAACGGCGAGAGCGCCGTGCTGTCGGACGTCAACGTGCGCAGGGCGATCGCCATGGCGATCAACAGGCAGGCCATCGCCCAGTCCGACCTGCAGGGCCTCAACTGGCCCATCACGCTGCTGAACAACCACTTCTTCATGAACACCCAGGAGGGCTACCAGGACAACGCGGGGCCGCTCGGCGTCTACGACCCGGCGAAGGCCAAGGCCGCGCTCGACGCGGCGGGGTGGCGGCTCAGCGGACAGACCAGGATGAAGGACGGCAAGCCGCTGAACCTCAGGTTCGTCATGCCGTCGGGGATCCAGCTGACCAAGTCGGAGGGCGAGCTGATCCAGAACATGCTGGCCCAGGTCGGGGTCCAGGTGACGCTGCAGACGGTGCCGAGCGACGACTTCTTCACCAAGCACATCATTCCCGGCAACTACGACATGACAGCTTTTTCCTACATTGGGACGCCATTTCCGGTTTCGAGTGCTTATGGGATCTTCGCCAACGCCACGACGGACTCCAAGGGCCAGCGGAACTGGAACGCCAACCTCGGACGCATCGGGTCACCCGACATCGACGCCGCCATGCAGAAGGCGACGACCGAGCTCGACGTCGCCCGAGCCCGTGCGGCGACCAACGCGGCCGACAAGCTCATCTGGGAGGCGATGAACGTCTTCCCGCTCTACCAGCGACCGCAGAACGTGGCGGCGAAGAGCACCCTGGCCAACCTCGGGGCCCGCGGCTTCTACGACGTGAAATACCAGGACATCGGCTTCACCGGCTGA
- a CDS encoding winged helix DNA-binding domain-containing protein: MNLTWPHVLSWRLRRQFVTAADGPSAVEIARRLCGVQTQVASSARHAVAVRSAVPDPGEIDRALWQERTLAKTWVMRGTLHLVPADELADHCAALSTLRFWEKGSWQRGHGVTTAEIEAIIDAVPKALESAFLTREELVEAVVDLTGDAHLREALTSGWGALLKPLARLGELCYAPPREGKVTFTSPRAWLPSWPAELPPHQEAGVRLARSFLAAHGPASPEMFDSWLFGGVARKAVLKGWFRDLAPELTEVDVEGARLFALTEHIDALAATEPSREVHLLPGFDQYILAAPRNLEPLIPAAVKAKVSRAAGWISPVVIHQGRVAGVWESKDGQITLDLFEDVPEQPLTQALERTRQLLTREP; encoded by the coding sequence GTGAACCTCACTTGGCCCCACGTGCTCTCCTGGCGACTACGCAGGCAGTTCGTCACCGCCGCCGACGGCCCCTCCGCCGTCGAGATCGCGCGCAGGCTCTGCGGCGTCCAGACTCAGGTCGCCTCCTCGGCCAGGCACGCCGTCGCCGTCCGCAGCGCCGTACCCGACCCCGGTGAGATCGACCGCGCCCTCTGGCAGGAACGCACGCTGGCCAAGACCTGGGTCATGCGCGGCACCCTCCACCTGGTTCCCGCCGACGAGCTGGCCGACCACTGCGCGGCGCTCAGCACCCTGCGCTTCTGGGAGAAGGGCTCCTGGCAGCGCGGCCACGGCGTCACTACCGCCGAGATCGAGGCGATCATCGACGCCGTCCCCAAGGCGCTCGAAAGCGCGTTCCTGACCCGCGAGGAGCTGGTCGAGGCGGTCGTCGATCTCACCGGTGACGCCCACCTCAGGGAGGCGCTCACCTCCGGCTGGGGTGCCCTGCTCAAGCCCCTGGCCCGGCTGGGCGAGCTCTGTTACGCCCCGCCCCGCGAGGGCAAGGTCACCTTCACCTCCCCGCGCGCGTGGCTGCCGTCCTGGCCCGCCGAGCTCCCACCCCACCAGGAGGCCGGGGTACGGCTGGCGCGCTCCTTCCTCGCTGCCCACGGCCCCGCCTCGCCCGAGATGTTCGACAGCTGGCTGTTCGGCGGCGTGGCGAGAAAGGCCGTGCTCAAGGGCTGGTTCCGCGACCTGGCGCCCGAGCTCACCGAGGTCGACGTCGAGGGGGCCAGACTGTTCGCGCTGACCGAGCACATCGACGCGCTGGCCGCCACGGAGCCGTCGCGCGAGGTGCACCTGTTGCCGGGGTTCGACCAGTACATCCTCGCCGCCCCCCGCAACCTCGAGCCCCTCATCCCGGCCGCGGTCAAGGCCAAGGTGAGCAGGGCGGCGGGATGGATCTCTCCCGTCGTGATCCATCAGGGCAGGGTGGCCGGCGTCTGGGAGAGCAAGGACGGCCAGATCACCCTCGACCTCTTCGAAGACGTCCCCGAACAGCCCCTCACCCAGGCCCTCGAGAGAACGAGGCAACTCCTGACCCGCGAGCCCTGA
- a CDS encoding biotin-dependent carboxyltransferase family protein — MIDVLAPGPYATVQDLGRPGYAHLGVPRSGAADTAGLRLANRLVGNPEGHAGLELTFGLARFGFRSGAWLAATGAPCPMEIRNEPGVIASAPGMGAPFWVPAGAELRVGPPERGLRTYLAVRGGIDVEPVLGSRSTDSLSGLGPPPLRPGTTLAVGEGRALDPISVDLAPPPAPPAPVLRVLAGPRDDWFTPEALGALCAEPYEVSQDSNRVGVRLRGPVLARAKEGELPSEGMVTGAVQVPPSGQPIVFLSDHPPTGGYPVIGVVLTADLAVAAQLRPGDRVRFRLAGR; from the coding sequence ATGATCGACGTGCTCGCCCCCGGCCCTTACGCGACGGTGCAGGACCTCGGGCGGCCCGGCTACGCGCACCTGGGCGTGCCCCGCTCGGGCGCCGCCGACACCGCCGGCCTGCGCCTGGCCAACCGCCTGGTCGGCAATCCGGAGGGGCACGCGGGGCTGGAGCTGACGTTCGGCCTGGCCCGCTTCGGCTTCCGGTCGGGGGCGTGGCTGGCCGCCACCGGCGCGCCCTGCCCGATGGAGATCAGGAACGAGCCCGGGGTCATCGCGTCCGCGCCGGGGATGGGCGCGCCGTTCTGGGTTCCGGCCGGCGCCGAGCTCAGGGTCGGGCCGCCCGAGAGGGGCCTGCGCACCTACCTCGCCGTGCGTGGCGGGATCGACGTGGAGCCGGTGCTCGGCAGCAGGTCGACCGACTCCCTGTCGGGCCTCGGGCCCCCGCCCCTCCGCCCTGGCACCACACTGGCGGTGGGCGAGGGGCGGGCGCTGGACCCGATCTCGGTCGATCTGGCGCCGCCGCCCGCTCCCCCCGCGCCGGTGCTGCGGGTGCTGGCTGGGCCGCGTGACGACTGGTTCACTCCCGAGGCGCTGGGCGCGCTGTGCGCCGAGCCGTACGAGGTCAGCCAGGACAGCAACCGCGTGGGTGTACGGCTGCGCGGTCCGGTGCTGGCGCGGGCGAAGGAGGGCGAGCTGCCGAGCGAGGGGATGGTCACGGGGGCGGTGCAGGTGCCGCCGAGCGGTCAGCCGATCGTGTTCCTGAGCGACCATCCGCCGACGGGCGGGTACCCGGTGATCGGCGTGGTACTCACCGCCGACCTGGCGGTGGCCGCACAGCTCAGGCCGGGCGACCGGGTGCGCTTCAGGCTGGCCGGTCGTTGA
- a CDS encoding 5-oxoprolinase subunit B family protein, producing the protein MSVIRRAGEHGLLVETGSLATSHRLDALLRDSRPEGVVEIVPGPETVLVVAPGADQARLRAGLAALRDLALSSADAPSLSEEVVTVPVVYDGEDLASVADETGMSVEEVVGRHTGRELVVGWLGFAPGFAYLTGLDPALHVPRLATPRTSVPAGSVAVAGPYAAIYPTASPGGWRLLGRTSLRVWDVHAQPPSLLPPGTRVRFEAT; encoded by the coding sequence ATGAGCGTGATCAGACGGGCGGGTGAGCACGGACTGCTGGTGGAGACCGGTTCGCTGGCCACCTCCCACCGGCTGGACGCGCTGCTGAGAGACTCCCGGCCCGAGGGGGTCGTCGAGATCGTCCCCGGCCCTGAGACCGTGCTGGTCGTGGCGCCGGGCGCCGACCAGGCCAGGCTGCGGGCCGGTCTGGCCGCCCTCCGCGATCTGGCGCTCTCCTCCGCCGACGCCCCCTCGCTGTCGGAGGAGGTCGTGACCGTCCCTGTCGTCTACGACGGGGAGGACCTCGCCTCCGTGGCCGACGAGACGGGGATGTCGGTCGAGGAGGTGGTCGGCAGGCACACCGGCAGGGAACTGGTGGTCGGCTGGCTGGGATTCGCGCCGGGCTTCGCCTACCTCACCGGCCTGGATCCGGCGCTGCACGTGCCCCGCCTCGCGACCCCGCGCACCTCGGTGCCGGCGGGCTCGGTGGCCGTCGCGGGGCCCTACGCGGCGATCTACCCCACGGCCTCGCCCGGCGGGTGGCGGCTGCTCGGGCGCACGTCGCTGCGGGTGTGGGACGTCCACGCGCAGCCGCCCTCACTGCTTCCGCCGGGCACCCGCGTACGCTTCGAGGCCACATGA
- a CDS encoding LamB/YcsF family protein has product MVIDLNADLGEGFGIWRLGDDLALLDIVSSANVACGFHAGDPVTIRRTCAAAVDRGVAVGAQVSYRDLAGFGRREMEVDPEELCAEVLYQLAAVDGIARAMGGRVSYVKPHGALYNRVVRDPVQAAAVVDAVLDYDASLPVLTLPGSAVHAVAAEAGVPTVTEAFADRAYTPEGTLVPRREPGAVIDDPEQVAARAVRMAVEGVVTAIDGSQVRVGARSMCVHGDTPDAVQLARAVRDGLLEAGVAIQSFA; this is encoded by the coding sequence ATGGTGATCGACCTCAACGCTGACCTCGGAGAGGGATTCGGCATCTGGCGGCTCGGCGACGACCTCGCCCTGCTCGACATCGTCTCCTCGGCCAACGTCGCGTGCGGTTTCCACGCGGGCGACCCCGTGACGATCAGGCGCACGTGCGCGGCGGCGGTCGACAGAGGGGTGGCCGTCGGGGCGCAGGTGTCCTATCGCGACCTGGCCGGGTTCGGCCGCAGGGAGATGGAGGTCGACCCTGAGGAACTGTGCGCGGAGGTGCTCTACCAGCTGGCCGCCGTCGACGGCATCGCCAGGGCGATGGGCGGGCGGGTCTCCTACGTCAAGCCGCACGGCGCCCTCTACAACAGGGTGGTCCGCGATCCCGTGCAGGCGGCGGCGGTGGTCGACGCGGTGCTCGACTACGACGCCTCGCTGCCGGTGCTGACGCTGCCCGGCTCGGCCGTCCACGCGGTGGCGGCGGAGGCGGGGGTGCCCACGGTCACCGAGGCCTTCGCCGACCGCGCCTACACCCCCGAGGGCACGCTGGTACCGCGGCGCGAGCCGGGGGCGGTCATCGACGATCCCGAGCAGGTGGCCGCGCGCGCGGTGCGCATGGCCGTGGAGGGCGTCGTCACCGCCATAGACGGCTCACAGGTGCGGGTGGGCGCGCGGTCGATGTGCGTGCACGGGGACACCCCCGATGCGGTACAGCTGGCGCGGGCCGTACGAGACGGGCTCCTGGAGGCCGGGGTGGCCATCCAGTCCTTCGCATGA
- a CDS encoding HhH-GPD-type base excision DNA repair protein, translated as MRIQLAQRTEADELLGRSPLALLIGMLLDQQIPMEWAFAGPYTISERLGHDLTAEEIAAYDPEAFAALLAEKPAVHRYPKSMAERVQRLAAYLVEHYDGRPEQLWAGVTDGKELARRLQDLPGYGKQKAQIFLALLGKQLGVRPEGWREAAGPYGEEGSFRSVADVVDAESLEKVRATKQEAKKAAKAK; from the coding sequence ATGCGCATCCAGCTCGCCCAGCGGACCGAGGCCGACGAGTTGCTCGGCCGCAGTCCGCTCGCCCTGCTCATCGGCATGCTGCTCGACCAGCAGATCCCGATGGAGTGGGCTTTCGCTGGCCCCTACACGATCTCCGAGAGATTGGGCCATGACCTGACGGCAGAGGAGATAGCGGCCTATGATCCGGAGGCGTTCGCGGCGTTGCTCGCCGAGAAGCCGGCCGTCCACCGCTATCCCAAGTCCATGGCCGAGCGGGTGCAACGGCTGGCCGCCTATCTCGTCGAGCACTACGACGGCAGGCCCGAGCAGCTGTGGGCCGGCGTCACCGACGGCAAGGAGCTGGCCAGGCGGTTGCAGGACCTTCCGGGGTACGGCAAGCAGAAGGCCCAGATCTTCCTCGCCCTGCTGGGCAAGCAGCTGGGCGTCAGGCCCGAGGGGTGGCGCGAGGCGGCGGGTCCCTACGGCGAGGAGGGGTCCTTCCGCTCCGTGGCCGACGTCGTCGACGCCGAGAGCCTGGAGAAGGTGCGAGCCACCAAGCAGGAGGCCAAGAAGGCGGCCAAGGCCAAGTAG
- a CDS encoding SpoIIE family protein phosphatase — MSAETSVPRPRESGVDISDSGLFKGLMSEAEFAFAFFDPEGRFVRVNEVFSDVVGVSEERLVGRTPAETLTADLSQLITHAVQDVTESDCPVTERARVRSAESDTRHWSLSFSPVHDDQGELQAVALVGADVTESRQTEEDLRRSEERYRSLVEAQSQLVWITSPTGAVVEDAPQWRAITGQGLEEYLAHGWLEAVHPDERRHTEEVWKEALRGRTMFEWNYRVRTRASGFRHFEVRAVPIIRHGRVVEWVGANTDVTPQREAEEMRGRLTDQLGAAALRTARLQGATAMLAEALTVEQVVQVIIDVGRTALAADRSAVALLDLDRAVLKLVNGGGVPEVPGATGEEVPLSHSSVLTMAVNSRRPVFAESPESLKAQLLDAGGDEEVLNGFLAHSDERAWVGLPLLAAGRALGALRFSFTRPQKISQEDGVFLEALAGQCALAVERATLFEREHKTAETLQRSLLPDRLPVVKGLELAQRFRSGSRHVQVGGDWYDAFVLQDGRVAAVVGDVMGKGVKAAAGMGRIRNAMRALALTNPPPAAVLGGLDRVFDATEEEEQVTTLAYMVVEPGTGEGTLALAGHPPPVLVSPQGTAVLCDAEPGTPLGWPTTRKQFRFVVPPGHTAVLYSDGLVENRKRGLDAGLAEICSVVTEAPPEVVTSPHMLLDFLVDRMLAGYEQDDDVTALAIHVPAATKSD; from the coding sequence ATGAGCGCCGAGACCTCCGTCCCCCGTCCCCGGGAGTCGGGTGTGGACATCTCAGACTCCGGCCTGTTCAAGGGCTTGATGTCGGAGGCGGAGTTCGCCTTCGCCTTCTTCGACCCGGAGGGCCGTTTCGTCCGGGTCAACGAGGTGTTCAGCGACGTCGTCGGCGTGTCTGAGGAGCGGCTGGTCGGCCGCACCCCCGCCGAGACGCTCACCGCCGACCTCAGCCAGCTGATCACGCATGCCGTCCAGGATGTGACGGAGAGCGACTGTCCCGTGACCGAGCGCGCCAGGGTGCGCTCGGCCGAGAGCGACACCAGGCACTGGTCGCTGTCGTTCTCCCCGGTGCACGACGACCAGGGCGAGCTGCAGGCCGTCGCGCTGGTCGGCGCCGACGTGACCGAGAGCCGCCAGACCGAGGAGGACCTGCGGCGCAGCGAGGAGCGCTACCGCTCGCTGGTCGAGGCCCAGTCCCAGCTGGTGTGGATCACCTCGCCCACCGGCGCGGTCGTCGAGGACGCCCCGCAGTGGCGCGCCATCACCGGTCAGGGACTGGAGGAGTACCTCGCCCACGGCTGGCTCGAGGCCGTCCACCCCGACGAGCGCCGTCACACCGAGGAGGTGTGGAAGGAGGCGCTGCGCGGGCGCACCATGTTCGAGTGGAACTACCGCGTCCGCACCAGGGCCAGCGGTTTCCGGCACTTCGAGGTGCGGGCCGTCCCGATCATCAGGCACGGGCGCGTGGTCGAGTGGGTCGGCGCCAACACCGACGTCACCCCGCAGCGCGAGGCCGAGGAGATGCGCGGCAGGCTGACCGACCAGCTCGGCGCCGCCGCCCTGCGCACCGCCAGGCTCCAGGGCGCCACCGCGATGCTCGCCGAGGCGCTCACCGTCGAGCAGGTCGTGCAGGTCATCATCGACGTTGGGCGCACCGCGCTCGCCGCCGACCGCTCGGCCGTGGCGCTGCTCGACCTCGACAGGGCCGTGCTGAAGCTGGTCAACGGCGGCGGCGTGCCCGAGGTGCCAGGAGCGACGGGCGAGGAGGTTCCGCTGTCCCACTCCAGCGTCCTGACCATGGCCGTCAACAGCCGCAGGCCCGTCTTCGCCGAGTCGCCGGAGAGCCTCAAGGCGCAGCTGCTCGACGCCGGGGGCGACGAGGAGGTCCTGAACGGCTTCCTGGCCCACAGCGACGAGCGGGCCTGGGTGGGGCTGCCCCTGCTGGCCGCGGGGCGCGCGCTGGGAGCGCTGCGCTTCTCCTTCACCAGGCCGCAGAAGATCTCCCAGGAGGACGGCGTCTTCCTGGAGGCGCTGGCCGGTCAGTGCGCGCTGGCGGTCGAGCGGGCCACGCTCTTCGAGCGCGAGCACAAGACCGCCGAGACGCTGCAGCGCAGCCTGCTGCCCGACCGGCTGCCGGTGGTCAAGGGGCTCGAGCTGGCCCAGCGCTTCCGCTCGGGCAGCCGCCACGTGCAGGTCGGCGGCGACTGGTACGACGCGTTCGTGCTGCAGGACGGCAGGGTCGCCGCGGTCGTCGGCGACGTCATGGGCAAGGGCGTCAAGGCCGCGGCCGGCATGGGCCGCATCCGCAACGCCATGCGGGCCCTGGCGCTGACCAACCCGCCGCCGGCCGCCGTGCTGGGCGGGCTCGACAGGGTCTTCGACGCCACCGAGGAGGAGGAGCAGGTCACCACGCTGGCCTACATGGTCGTGGAGCCGGGCACCGGAGAGGGCACGCTCGCGCTGGCGGGGCACCCGCCGCCCGTGCTGGTCTCCCCGCAGGGCACCGCGGTGCTCTGCGACGCCGAGCCCGGCACGCCGCTGGGCTGGCCGACCACGCGCAAGCAGTTCAGGTTCGTGGTGCCGCCAGGACACACCGCCGTGCTCTACTCCGACGGTCTGGTCGAGAACCGCAAGCGCGGTCTCGACGCCGGACTCGCGGAAATTTGCTCGGTTGTGACTGAAGCGCCACCAGAAGTCGTGACCAGTCCCCACATGCTGCTTGATTTCCTAGTTGACCGCATGTTGGCTGGGTATGAGCAGGATGACGATGTCACGGCGCTCGCGATTCACGTGCCCGCAGCCACGAAGAGTGACTGA